The segment AGCTGATTCATCACCTCTTTGTTTTTCCTATTCACATGAATTAAAGAAGGCCTATCTTAATGTCGCATTTATCTGAACCACGTTTGTGGGTGAGCTTTACCCTCTGACAACTGAACGAAGTTGAAGACTCGTGCAGATCATTTTTAACATGTCTCCCTTAGGCCCTGCCAAGCACAGCCTTTGGCTCTTCCGTGATTCCCAGAACGTCAATTCAGATTAAACAGGATGAGAGAAAGTAGGTTGCAGCACCATCTCCTCGGTGTGACTCGGGCCGGGAGGTTACCAGGTTCAGAGCCAGCCCTATAATTTAATCCGATCGGGCCCGATGTCGACGTTCAGCGCGGAGAACCGGGAAAGCGGCGCGCGCCCCCGCCGTCCCCGCCGCTCCTCCCCGCTCCGGGAGCGCGGGCAGCGCCCCGAACCAGCCCCACAGGCCGCGGCTCCTCCTCGCCGGTGGCCGCGGCCCCCGGGCGcagggcggggccgggggaggGCGGTCCCGGCTGCACCGCCCCCGTCTCCGCTCGGCCTGGGCCCGGCGCGGGGCCGCTGGCGGGCCGGGGAGCGCCATGGCGCTGGGCTCGGCGTGGAAGCAGATGTCGTGGCTGTACTACCAGTACCTGCTGGTCACCGCGCTCTACATGCTGGAGCCCTGGGAGCGCACCGTCTTCAGTATCCTTCTGCCGGCCGGGCCTGGCGGGGCGGCGGGTGCGagtgcggggccggggctgtcCCCCTCCCTGTCGCGCTGTGtccggcggcggctccggggcAGCCCCGAGGCCGCCGGGCGGGTGTGGCGGCTCCGCCGGCCCTGTGCGGTGCTCGGGGAGCGCCCGGGCCGTGGTCGTGCTGAGAGTGCTGCCGCCGGCGGGGCTTGCTGGGCGCGGGGGAGAgtcgggccgggccgggccgggggcagcCGGCCTGAGGCGCCGAGCGCGGCCGGAGCCCGCGGCGGCCGGAGGAGCGGCAGTCTCCGCCTGGGACTGAGGCTTGACCTCTCTTTGCTGGCGGGGACTCAGCTCCTCGCCCTTCCAAACTAACATCCTGCCCGGGCTGGAGATAAACCTCGCTGTGCTGTTTGGCATGTTGTGTCCGGGCGTCTGGCAGCCTTGTCCGTTTCTCCTCCGGCATAAGTTTTTATCTTTGGAGTTATGGTAGTTCTGTCTTTTGCACTGAAATCCCGACTTTTCTGTTAAGGATAAGTGTTTTTAAtgatttcttttgtattttgccTAGAGGAAAGTAAATGTGCACGCTGCAAAGCCTTGCAAACCTAGCTTTCATGCTGCTTTGTCACATGGCTTTTATTACATAGATATTTAATCCTCGAGCTGGTAAGTTTGCTTGGCTCTTTTAGAGTGGAAGAACTTGATAGATGCTCATGTAAAAGCATCTCTATAACGACTGTTTATAGGTTTGCTTCTTTACCTGGCCCTTTCATACAGCATTTTCTTAAGTATTGCTGTTGGCAtttcaagtatttttctctgattttttgaTCCTGACTTAAAATGTTGTCTCAATATGagtgaccctgagccatctgcaGTTAATGCTGAGCGGTAGagagagaaattaattaaaacattGACACAGAGAAGGGTATAAGCCATAGCAAGAAGCTGCTTTTACTGAGATTCTGCTTAGTTTTGTAAAGAAACTCACATTTGTTACGTAAAAGTGGTTGCCCAAGTTACAGTGGTGTgatcagtctttttttttcctgtgtcaaGTCAGTAGAAATGGAGATTACTGGAAAAGAGAAGTAGTAAATTTTGTAGATTTACTGTGCACAATTGTTCAGGTAGAGGTTCTTATGTTGTATTCCGTGTTAATGTACCTTCTCCCTTTTATGCCATGACTCTGTCACTGAGGAAACctcatttttgttttccctgcaattATATTAGTCATgagtacttttttttcctttttaccttGTGCAAAATATTTAAGTAAATGAAAGCGTGTGCATTTTAACTTTCATAAAATGTTTATATTATAATTGCCACATAACATACAAATGTAAAGAGTGGCACAAGCATCACTTCTGACCTCAGATGAGCAAAAATGGTTTTTGTCCTCAAACTGGAAGCTTTGGCTGTAGGTGGGTCATGTGTGCCAGGTGCTGTATGAATGCAATGCGGACACAGTGGCCTTGGGAACTAATGGTGCGTGGCTGTGCTCCAGTATCAGAAATGAGCACTGATATGGAAATG is part of the Passer domesticus isolate bPasDom1 chromosome 6, bPasDom1.hap1, whole genome shotgun sequence genome and harbors:
- the SPTSSA gene encoding serine palmitoyltransferase small subunit A; this translates as MALGSAWKQMSWLYYQYLLVTALYMLEPWERTVFNSMLVSIVGMALYTGYVFMPQHIMAILHYFEIVQ